One part of the Hydra vulgaris chromosome 01, alternate assembly HydraT2T_AEP genome encodes these proteins:
- the LOC136074882 gene encoding uncharacterized protein LOC136074882, which produces MRSAFAVLFLALIAITYSKNYEDVKEEIKNEVENEILKDLEEDVNEFDDNVQEEVNDARPLRRFFRRIRGRKLLPYVPTAIKLWNLGKK; this is translated from the exons ATGAGGTCAGCGTTTGCAGTTTTGTTTCTTGCATTAATTGCGATAACATACTCCAAAA ATTATGAAGATgttaaagaagaaataaaaaatgaagtggaaaacgaaattttaaaagatcttgAGGAAGACGTTAACGAGTTTGACGATAACGTTCAgg AAGAAGTTAACGATGCACGGCCACTTCGACGCTTTTTTCGCAGGATCCGTGGTAGAAAGTTACTTCCATACGTACCCACTGCTATTAAACTTTGGAATCTTGgaaaaaaatga